In Lycium barbarum isolate Lr01 chromosome 9, ASM1917538v2, whole genome shotgun sequence, the DNA window TGGTATTTTGATCGAAATTAagtttggtgtttttttttttgtatgcaGGATATAGAACAGCTTCTGAATTATATTGGCGGCAGAAGTTTAGGGCCGCGACATGTACTAGCTAATTTGAAAGAGCTTCTTAGGACAATACTTTCTCCAGAGTATATAGACACATGATTGTGAGATTATGTAAATGTAGATTCATTGTTATTTTTGTGCAGGTGCTAAATTTTCACATACAGCACCTCGCCCTCaacacctttgtctaatttacaTGTGATGACATTGAATCGTAAAAGAAATATAATGGTTTTGTTTGTTATGCATTGGTGTCTCTAGTTTCCAAGAACCTAATGATACTGCATTGATGCTACATCTGTGTAATTATGCGTGTTATATCTCGCTGGATGATTGTCAATTTATTTGCAATGATGTTGTCTCCTTAtaaaaatttacaaaaatatgCACATACGATTATTCATCTTCCTACTAAGGCCACGGATCAATTCCTTTATTTTGATTAGTGACCTACAACGTAGAAATCTCATAAATATATGACACATATCTTCACAAACATAGTTATCAAAATACCATGGCCTTAATATAAGTTCTCATCTTAATTTATCGCTTAATCATGGTAATTTGTATTGTTCGGTGTTAATACCCCGATGCAAATAAAGTTTTACTTATTTATCAGTTATGTGCATCTTTTTGAATACTTTGGTactgaataattttttttaattatttttgttgttaATTTTCCTCATTCCCATGATTTTCTTAATAATCATGGTGTGAGGACCAAATTATGTGCTTTGCTTATTAATTTAAATGTTGGTAAGCAAATCCGTAACAAGTGACATGGTACGACGTTCATATAATGTTGTTGTATACCCGGTAACTAAGTATTGTGATTTGTGCATTAGCATCACATAAAACAAGAAAAGTATAACATGATTATATGAAActcagaaaaagaaaagagagaaagtaACAATACATAATAAAATTAGTTAGAGCCaaattcaatagctttccctCAAAGGTCAAGCCAATCCAGGCCTTAACGCCAGCAATTTAGCCTGcagttgtttcttttcttttcttcttctacaTGAGTAGGTTGAAAAATCTAAATTTTATGTATTGGCTAAAAAGTTCTAGGCATTATATATAAGTAGGAAAATAACTCTAAACCCTAATTACCTAAACTCAATGGCCGGGTAGCCGCCCAAGAATTCCAAGCTTGCCTGACATTATCGTAAATTTCATCCTCATAGAGCTGCCGGTGAAATCTCTCTTATAAGATTCTATGCAAATTATGGCATAGTTCCATCAATGACCCCGAGTTTATGAAGTCACATCTACATAAATCATCTGCCGATAATAGTCGTCAAAATTTTGTCATTCTTGCCATTGTTGAAGGAAAAATACCCCGCGATATAGTTATGACATGGTAATAAATATAAAAAAGATAGGGTtaccagaaaaagaaaaaaaagatggaATATACATTTATAGGAGatcaataaaataaatatttgtGACATGCCATTTTCTGATGTGAATGCATAAATGCAGAAGTAACATGCAAGTTGGCATAAAAAAGTAGATTTTGAGGAAGGAAAAAAAATACGAAAAAGATAAAATTAAAAACACACACGATTGTCAAAAAATAAAAACCACTAATTtaaggaacaaaaattaaagaccagtgcctttgaagggtcaTCGTGCTAATGACCCATTTCCATTTGGCAGCCCAATCAATATTGTTCGAGCAAACTGTCTGGGAGTAATATTTGGGCCCAATTAATATAGAAAGCTTGTTGAACGCAACCATCTTTTAAGTCTAAGATCGAATCCGTACAGTTTGGGCTCACGTGTGCACCAATTACTATCCGACTAGCATCCTTTCCGGGCTCCGTTTGAAACtatgtttggacatgtaatttggatattttaaggagtattttttcttatagacataaaaatcccacaagttgtgaaaactatcaaaacattctcaattcttatacaatcttaccaaatgagcaagtcatagttcataataaaattaatacactAATTCATAACAAGAGGGTCAAAATTAATACTAGAAAACCTTTCtaaaaatgcaacatcaattgatcaaattttagttcaataaataaaattggtagacatatataaattaaaaggttggtagacataaataaaatttagtggaagttaatgagactggtaaatgattgatgggggtaattgttaaaaatatctaccaacttatggttcttttttttacaaaatataaacttatgggttaaaatttatatttaaaaaagttaAAACCATGACTGAAAACGCATGTCCAACCGCTGGTTTGAAAATTGATGACCAAACGCCTACCTAATATGGGGTTTATTGGAATCACAACGGGTTTCGTGAAAAGCTTTGGTAAGTTTGTGCATATTTTTTCCTTTAGATTTTCCTGATtaaatcttttctttttcttttgttataCGTATTGTTTTATTGGATTTGTCATGTTTCATTTTGCACAACcattaagaaatcataaataagaaGTATTTTTTTACTAGTTTACCTTTATCTGTCTTCATAAACCAGGCAAGGCTAATCAATGAGTATTGTTTATTTTTCAAGCATAATTACTTTTAAGGGTAAAcggaaaaaattaataaaatctatCTTAGTTTTATAAATTGACGAGTATTTTGAGAGGGATATTTTTAGGGATATTGATAACTAATATGGGACGGGGGAGTAGTGCTATTTAGGACCCAAAAGCAAAGACGCTATCACTATTCTTCCAAGTCTTTTactttgctctttttttttttctcctctcaaatAATATACCTTCAATCACGTTCAATTGCCAAATCAAGATTTTTCTTCTTTAGTTTTCACGAATTTTAGTTTTTACGTTGGGATatatatggtaaaaaaaaaatatatatagttTTGGACTAAACCCTAATTAACCTAATAAAGCCTTATTCCTGGTGTATATTTTCCGTCTTCACTATTGTACTAAAACCCTAACGTTGCCGTTGTTTGTCCAATTGCATATTATAATGGCAAAGAAGAAATTAGCCTTTGATGATGATACTTCCGTTCTTCCAAGTGATATCCTATTTGTCTCCCGCCTACAGCACCACTGATACCAGATCCACAAACACAGAAAACTACAAACAAAAATCTACAAGTCCAAAAACAGATAGAATTACAAAGCCAAAATCTTCAAAAGAATGAGTGGAGTTATAAGAAACAAATCACAGAGAAAATTCAAGATGAGAGGTTACTCTCTCAAAGTTGAAGCACTCCCTGAAGTCCTCTCTTTCCTTAACCATTTTCCTTCCGATGCCTTAGACGACGCTCTTGAACTCCTTCTCGATGAGCTCCACCATCTTTCATTGAAATCTTCGATTTTGGATAAGGAGTCAGTGCATAAAGTGGTGAGCATTTTATTGGAGGCAGATGCTGCTGTTGAGGAGAACCCTAGTTCTAGTGGTTCACCTGCTTCTGCACTTCGTGTTATTGATGCTTTTCTTGTACCTAAATTCCGATATGATCCTGTTAAGAAGTACTTTCACGAGCATACAGGGAGGCTTCCCATTCACGGCGATGCCTCTGCAAAAGCCACCTTATACAAGGATAGATTCCTCTTATTGTTCCAGAGATTATCTCGTGATCCACGGTTTTCAACCCTTGCTTTTGATGCCACTACTTCTGAGCATGGCAGCTGTGAGATATCTCCCATTCAATCTCTTGTTGGACGGGTAGGCAGAAGATGGATAATGGCAGTAATATCTCAGTTGGAGGATGGTCATTTCTACTTGGAAGACCTTACTGCAGCTGTTGAAGTAAATTTATCGAGTGCAAAGATAACTACAGGTTTCTTTGTGGAAAATACAATTGTCCTGGCAGAGGGTGAAATGCAGTTGGATGGTGTTTTTCAGGTCAGAACATGTGGATTTCCTCCATTAGAGGACAGAGAAAAGTTCATGGCATTCTTTTCAGGATTAGACTTCTTTGGTGGTGGTATTCTTACCAAAGAGGAAACTTTGAGACTTGCAGAGCTGGAGAAAAAAGCTGTGAATGATATGTTTGTTATACTATCTGATATATGGCTGGACAGTGAGGAGACTTTGGAAAATCTGGAGACTATCCTCAATGGTTATGAAAGTGTAGAGGTGGTTCCTTCTTTATTTGTCTTCATGGGAAATTTCTGCTCTCAGCCATTCAATCTTTCATTCAAGTCGATCTCAAGTCTCAGAGTTCAGTTTGGAAAGCTTGGACAAATGATTGCATCACACCAACGACTAAAAGATCATAGTCGGTTTCTTTTTATCCCTGGTCCTGATGATGTAGGTCCTTCAACAGCCTTACCCAGATGTCCTTTGCCTAAATACCTAACTGAAGAACTTCAGAAGTATGTTCCGAATGCAATATTCTCCAGTAACCCATGCAGAATCAGGTTTTACACCCAAGACATTGTGCTATTCCGCCAAGATATGCTTTATAGAATGCGAAGGTCATGTCTAATACCTCCCTCAACGGAAGAAACCAGTGATCCATTTGAGCATCTTGTTGCAACTATAATACATCAAAGCCATCTCTGCCCCCTCCCCTTGACGGTTCAACCCATTATCTGGAATTATGATCACGGTCTACACCTTTATCCAACCCCGCATACGATAGTTTTAGGGGACAAAAGTGAGCAGAAAGCTTTCAGGTACACAGGAGTTACATGTTTTAATCCTGGCTCCTTCTCAAATGATGGCACATTTGTGGCATACCGGCCGTGCAATCACGAAGTAGAATTATCAGCATTGTAACTTGTAAGCATCAACTTCAAGCTGGCATCTTAGCTTAGTGATTTAACTCTTTGGTGGCTAAATTAGTCTCAATTGTCTTTTGgctctttcaaaaaaaaaaaaaaaaaaaagtgatatccTATTTTTCATCCTTATTAGGGTATCTTCTGTTAAATCTTTGTTACGTTTTAAAGCTGTTTCTAAGCCGTGGAATGTTATAATCTCCGACAATGAATTCAAGAAAACTCATCGCGATCAATCGAAAGCTTTGGGCCGTGAAAATCTATTGCTACACAAAAGTACTACTAATGAATTCGAGTTTAGAGACTTGGAAACTTCCCAATTTGTGATGATGGGAAATGAAATTTTTCCTCCCGAAAAATTCCAACAAGCTGTAGTCTTGTGCTCGTGTGATGGCTTGGTGCTTTTAAAGAACTCTAGGGCCTACAAAACTTATGTTTTGTGGAATCCGTCAACCGGAGAATATCAAACTCTTGCATGCCCTTATTTTAACTATAAAGGCAAAGTTCCAAATGCTTGTGGGTTGTGTTATGATTCTAGTGTCGATGATTACAAGGTTATATTGATCTATAAGTCGAGTTATGCCCTCTATTCTTTGACTAACGATTGCTGGACGAAGAAAGCAAGTTACCTTCGTCGTGTAGTACCAGTACTACAAAATTGTTTCCTGTCTCGGGGGATTAGTACCGAAGGTTGTGTATTTTGGTCATACTACCACCACTTTGTAGATAGAAATTCTACAATCATATACTTTGATGGGAAGTCAGATGAACTGAAGGAGCTTCCATCACCACATTTTGTAGGTGAGAACGACTTGTTCGGTTTGAGTACATTGAAAAGTTGCCTTTGTTTATATGGGGGGAATGCCCAGAGTCTCGTATTGGACGTATGGATTATGGAACAAGATGGCTGGAAATTGCTAATGAACATATGGAACTTGCCCTCTATTTGCAAAACGTTTATAGAAGGTAGAATACTTTTGTGCTGCACGAGAAATGGTGAAATTCTCTTTCAAGGACGGAACTCTTTCCGACTTTTTATATATAATCCTAGGCAACAATTGCTTGAAGAAGGTGAAATATCCAAAGATTACTCCAAGAACGGGGATCTTCCCCTAATTTCAATATGTTTGGATAGTTTATATTTTTCGAGTCTCAAATGTCAAGAGGAAGAGAATGAGAGGCCACCTGCCTTTGAAGATGATAAGTCCATATTTTCATGTGATATCCTATTTGGTATACTCATTAGGCTACCCGTTAAGTCTTTGCTTCGTTTTCAGTCAGTTTCAAAACCATGGAATGCTATAATCTCCGACAATGAATTCAAGAAAACTCATCGCGATCAATCTAAAGCTTTGGGCCGTGACAAGCTGCTGCTGGATCACATGTGAAAGGGTGTTTTCGAGTTTAGAGACCTGGAAAGTTCACAATTAATTTTGATGGAAAAGCAAAAGTTTCCTCTAAAAAGTTTCCAACTAGCTCAAGCATTGTGCTCATGTGATGGCTTGGTGCTTTTGAAGAACCCTTTGGCCGACAAACAATATGTTTTGTGGAATCCATCTACTGGAAATTATCGAGCTCTTTCATGTCCTGATAATCATTTGTATTACAATGACGAACCTCGTAATGTGAGCGCTTATGGATTGTGCTATGAATCTAGTGTCGGTGATTACAAGGTTATATTGATATACGACTTATTTTATGCTGTCTACTCTTTGATTAACGGTTCTTGGACAACAAAAACAAGTTTCCCTTGTCCAGTATTAGCAGTAGGAGGTAATTGTGGCTCTTCGGGAATTAGCACTGAAGGTTGTGTATTTTGGTCTCTGAATAGGCGAAAACCATTTATAGATAAAGCTTCTACAATCATATGCTTTGACGTAAAGTCAAATGAAGTGGAAAAGCTTCCAACACCTGATCTTGTGGGTGAGAAGGACTTCTTTCGTTTGACTAGTTTGAAAGGTTGTCTTAGGTTATATGGCAGAATTGAAAAGAAACAATTGGACATATGGATTATGGAACAAGATGGAAACTGGAAATGGTTAATGAACGTATGCAACTTGCCCACTATTTGCAAAACGTTTGTAGAAGGTAGAAAGTTGTTGTGTTGCACAGGAAATGGtgaagttatatttgaaggaTGGCAATGTCTTCTTATCTATAATCCAAGGAAACAATTGCTTAGGGCAATTCAAAAATCCAAAATAGCTAAACTAGCTTTAATATGTTTGGATAGTTTATATTTTTCGAGTCTCAATATCAAGTGCAAGAGGAAGCAATCGACGATCCCCCTAACAACACGAAGGCCAAAAGTCCAAAAGAAGTAACAACGACTATGTGTACGCCTTTAAGGTAGTTGATAGTGATTATTTATCATACGTTGATTGattttataatttatatatatttgttCTTATTTGTTTTAAATATTTGTCATTTATTTACTGAGTCTCCGAATTTCGTTATGGGGCATATGGGGCTTTGACTTCACACCTCAAGGGAAAAAGGATGGTTGCATTTTAAAATCCATGGTCAATTAGTTTATGAAGAAATGCAGGACCAAATCTTTTGCACAATTCAGTAATTGATTCATAAGGGTGCAACTTGGTCTTTGTTCTTCTTTTGTTTAAGGATCTCCCTCTTTCTTTCTTATTTAATTTCCTTCAGCAATGTCGGCTCATTCGAGCGTCATCCATGCCTGTCGATCATATCATAGGTCCTGGACGTGACAAATAACCAACGTTTTTATTCCTCCCCTATTATCTACTAAGATTGTAAATAAATTCATGCtttctctttttccatttatataattaaataaaagactACTTGCCGCATTCTAGTGTATGATTTATTATTTAGCTCAAATTAATTAATTCAACCTAATAGTATATTATTGGGACAAATGCTGTTAGTATACAAGGAGTAGTATTTATTTCGTTAGGTTATACATCATATTATTCGTTAGGTTATACATCATATTATTTCATCGTAAtcttgataataaaaaaaaactcgGTTCAACACACATCCTTAATTAGCTTCTTATTCCAATACGGTAGAAAGGAtagaaaactaaataaataaaaatagcaaTTTGCAGCGTTACCCCTTCTATGTAACATAGAATTATTCTTTTCAGGCAAGTGGTGCATTTTATTgaaacataaaattgatactGATGACTACAACTCCACACATCCTTATGCTTGTGGGTTGTGTTATAAATTTATCACTGATAACTACAAGGTTATATTAATCTATAAGTCGTTTTATGTTGTCTATTCTACGAATAGGAATTTTTGGACAAAGAAAACAACTCTTCTTGTATTAGAGCAACGTCTCCCTTCTAGTTTAGAACAAGCAATTAATTTGAAATCACATTCCTGCAGTCACGGAATTAGCACTGAAGGTTTGTGAATATTGGTCTCTAAATCAGAATCGGGAGAAATGAGTTTTTAGTCCTTTACAaacttttttttagttttatgacctttttacaagggatctttattttttacacataagagatcttaaaaaaaaaacataaagatatgaaaatgtcattttcttttattcaaattgtaagaggcgAGAGATCTCATTTCCCCATCAAAATCTTGGTCAACATGTGCTTAAAACTTCTAAAATTATATACTTTGCTAATGTCAATGTCAATGCTGAGTGCAGATACTGTCCTCTCTCAAGTAGAAACATTGTTTAGTTTTTATTGTAAACAAAAAGGAGTCTGCCACTAATAGGAACTTTCAGTATGAACTAAGCATTGCATTATctatttttatttgctttctaCCTATTAAATTTGAATTTCCTGCTTTCAAGAGTACTTATGTCATTGGGACATATTcggtaaaaatatattttaattagCTAATTATGGTTAAAAGTTTATgtaaaaaaaacattttacaCATGGTGTGGATTATTGATTTGATGAATAGCAATTTGCAGTCATACCATATCTCGATAATATAGAATTATTATTTTAGGCGAGTGGGGCGTTTTATTGTAACAAAAAATTAATATACTATGGAAAACAGAACCCCTTTTAGTTTAATGATttgatataaatatgaataaattTTAATCCTGTAGTTATGACAAGTGAGAATCCATCAGTTTTGATTAACGGTTTGTTACAAGATACTAAAACTGCTCAATCTAATTAAACTTAAAAGATTAAATACGTGCAAGGGTATACTTGAAGGACAATATTAGACCTACCCCTAAACTTAAAAGGACACTTGAGTAGGCCTAAACAGAGA includes these proteins:
- the LOC132610504 gene encoding DNA polymerase epsilon subunit B-like, whose protein sequence is MSGVIRNKSQRKFKMRGYSLKVEALPEVLSFLNHFPSDALDDALELLLDELHHLSLKSSILDKESVHKVVSILLEADAAVEENPSSSGSPASALRVIDAFLVPKFRYDPVKKYFHEHTGRLPIHGDASAKATLYKDRFLLLFQRLSRDPRFSTLAFDATTSEHGSCEISPIQSLVGRVGRRWIMAVISQLEDGHFYLEDLTAAVEVNLSSAKITTGFFVENTIVLAEGEMQLDGVFQVRTCGFPPLEDREKFMAFFSGLDFFGGGILTKEETLRLAELEKKAVNDMFVILSDIWLDSEETLENLETILNGYESVEVVPSLFVFMGNFCSQPFNLSFKSISSLRVQFGKLGQMIASHQRLKDHSRFLFIPGPDDVGPSTALPRCPLPKYLTEELQKYVPNAIFSSNPCRIRFYTQDIVLFRQDMLYRMRRSCLIPPSTEETSDPFEHLVATIIHQSHLCPLPLTVQPIIWNYDHGLHLYPTPHTIVLGDKSEQKAFRYTGVTCFNPGSFSNDGTFVAYRPCNHEVELSAL
- the LOC132611547 gene encoding F-box/kelch-repeat protein At3g23880-like, with amino-acid sequence MEKQKFPLKSFQLAQALCSCDGLVLLKNPLADKQYVLWNPSTGNYRALSCPDNHLYYNDEPRNVSAYGLCYESSVGDYKVILIYDLFYAVYSLINGSWTTKTSFPCPVLAVGGNCGSSGISTEGCVFWSLNRRKPFIDKASTIICFDVKSNEVEKLPTPDLVGEKDFFRLTSLKGCLRLYGRIEKKQLDIWIMEQDGNWKWLMNVCNLPTICKTFVEGRKLLCCTGNGEVIFEGWQCLLIYNPRKQLLRAIQKSKIAKLALICLDSLYFSSLNIKCKRKQSTIPLTTRRPKVQKK